From Mucilaginibacter rubeus, a single genomic window includes:
- a CDS encoding metal-dependent hydrolase, with amino-acid sequence MKTTYYGQCALEIVTGGKKLLFDPFISPNPLAKDIDIHSIKPDYILVSHGHGDHVADLLEIAKSSGAKVICIAEIAGWLGTKGIENVHGMNIGGGFNFDFGRVKMVNAVHSSTLPDGSPGGNPAGFLIYAEGKVIYFAGDTALTYDMKLLADENLDWAFLPIGDNYTMGADDAIKAAAFINCKNIIGVHYDSFPVIKIDKDEVAEKFIKAGLNLKLPAIGETLDL; translated from the coding sequence ATGAAAACTACTTATTATGGCCAGTGCGCCCTTGAGATTGTAACCGGTGGAAAGAAATTACTTTTCGATCCGTTCATAAGCCCTAACCCACTGGCAAAAGATATCGATATTCACAGCATTAAACCTGATTACATCCTGGTATCGCACGGACATGGCGACCACGTGGCCGACCTTTTGGAGATTGCTAAAAGCAGCGGCGCAAAGGTAATTTGCATTGCCGAAATTGCCGGCTGGCTTGGCACTAAAGGCATCGAAAATGTACACGGAATGAATATTGGCGGCGGCTTTAATTTCGATTTCGGTCGTGTTAAAATGGTGAACGCCGTGCATTCAAGCACTTTGCCCGATGGCTCACCGGGTGGCAACCCTGCAGGCTTTTTAATTTATGCTGAAGGTAAAGTGATCTATTTTGCAGGAGATACAGCGCTTACTTATGATATGAAGCTGCTGGCCGATGAAAATCTCGACTGGGCATTTTTGCCTATCGGCGATAATTATACCATGGGCGCAGATGATGCCATTAAAGCCGCGGCGTTCATTAACTGCAAAAACATTATTGGCGTTCATTATGATTCGTTCCCGGTTATCAAAATTGATAAAGATGAGGTAGCTGAGAAGTTTATCAAAGCCGGTTTGAATTTGAAATTGCCGGCTATTGGTGAAACTTTGGATTTGTAA